In Myxocyprinus asiaticus isolate MX2 ecotype Aquarium Trade chromosome 27, UBuf_Myxa_2, whole genome shotgun sequence, the DNA window AACATTTCAATGTGAAACAGCTGGGAATACCCCTCCACAGAGAGCATGTAAAACAAGATACTACTCAGGGAGAACTATCAAAACACAAGACCAGTGATTCTAACATTTCAGATTTGACTTTAGCACACATAGACACAACAACAGAACCTGAGTATAAAATGCAACTGGCTAAACAGGTAGACAGACATGCAATAGAAGAGAAAATAAGAGCTAACAATAATTCCATCTGGAACCAAAGGAGAAGATTCCCACATAGGCAACGTAGGCCTCCATCACAGAGGTTACGCCCAAAGAAACCATATTTCACCCCAGCTCCCACTGTAACAGTGCAATTCACTCAGATGCCACTTAGAATATCAATTCCTAAAAAAAGTGCAGTGACAAGCATTGACTCTTTTACATCAAATCAAAACAATCTAGCCACAGCATCAATGACTTTCATAGAAGTTTCTATTGCACAAACCCCAGTGACTGAAAGCTTAGCTAAACGAGTCACAGAGGATCCAGAATTTCCTAAAACCACATTCAAAAAAGAGGAAAAGCTAATTGAAATAATTACAACACCTTTGCAAGAAACTGAATTAGCTCCAACAACTCTTGCACCCAGACATAACAAATATGAAAATGAGAACAGAGAGACAATTTTGAGAAGTAATAGCCAGACAAATCAAGACAAGACAGGACAGATAACAGCAATAAAAATCCCCAATGTTCAAACCAGCAATCCTCCAGTGACACAAAGAAAACCTACGACTGAGAAGCCAATCTTAATTAATGTAGACAGACTGAGAGGCTACAGCTGGGGAAAAAAACCTGAGATTGAAGCTGTTCCCCTCCACCCTTGGCTAATCCAAAAGAATACCCAAAATAAACAAATCTCAATTACACCCCGTCCCTTCACTCAGGCTCCCATTTGGGCCAGAAACCATGGCATTCCAGTCTGGCCCACAGTTCATAATTCACGACACCACCCCTCCCGAgacaaaacatggtatttcctCCAAACAGGAGGCAGGGGTCCAGGGATCACCAATCGACCTGAAATCACTGCTGAGACAGCGAAGCCCACAGCTTACGTTTCTGGGTCAGCGAAAGCTTTCTTTCCAAGGACCATAGCTCCACATGTCAGCTCCTTGTCTCATGTACGAGACCACTTGCTCTTCAAAAGGCTCAGAAACAGATATAGACAATCACAGCTTGACGCATATCAACTTGCCCAGCTAGGCAAGCATGTCACTGTTAAACCAAGGACATATCAGCCCACCCCTCAGCCTCACCAAGCAACATTTTCAAACATCTATAAGCCTGTGACTCACCCGTCTGTCctaacatacacaaacaaaccacCCATCACAACTAGTGTGCCAATTGGTAGTCGCTGGCATTTTGGAGCAAAGAAACTGAACACTGATATTCCCTTTCCAAACCTAATGGGCAGTGGAGTCAAACCCAGAATCATAACAACTGAATCTGCCACTGTATCTGCTCTAGCAGAAGCCAATGTGCTTTTGATCTGTAGATCATCTGGGGAACCCAAACCTGTTGTTTCATGGACCAAAGTTTCAACGGGTGAGTTCTCTGTGGACCTAATGCCTTTATCTGTATGGAACAGCAGAACTATGCTTTGATTAAACCAGTGGACCATATTCTCAGTAGCaccatctttatttttttagggGAATGACAACAACGCTGTGAGGAATAGATTTAAGACTCTTCAATGGGatgtaattttgtttaaaaatgtgatggaacgttctgctgatgaaaaattgaaaaaaaaaaaaacatctttaaaaaaaataataataataataatttgtagacATAAAATCTCCAGAAAACATTAGTTCTGGAAAatgagatgtgatctaggagtttTATACAgggcatgccattgaagagactgaattctatccctcacagacttgttttcattcccatcaataattaaatatggcgctagtgtgaataaggtctgttgtTCCAACTTTTCAGACCATGCAACCcctttgtgttttgttgtcaagtGCCCAATTGCCCTTTATCACATCACATATTTCtaatataaatgaatgattatCAGGCCTGCATGTTTAAGATTGTCCATTTTTTTGAGAGACTCTGTATCTAGGCAACAGAAGGCAAATTTAGTTTAAGATTATGCCAGTTATGAAAATTGCTGCAGTTGATAACATAAgtgtttataatttataaatgaaaaacaaaaactgtaaatGACTGCAGTCAATATATAATGCTTTAATTCAGCTCACATAGCAGTTACAAAAAGGCTGAGAGCCCCGATGTGAGAGCTGTACATATTTAAAAGCAGAATATACAATATAGTATAGTACCGCAACTGTGAGCACAGCTACATTCAAGATCTTGCTACATAATTCACTGATTTTGCTTAATAAGCAAAAAACATGTGAATgccttaaatggttttcctttatcagggtaaggtcattaacttttttaacaaaaaatgatCAGCACACAATTATTTTAGCCCATTATCCTAATTTCGTGCTGCATacaaacacctttttggcatTCTTACCTGTTAATCCAATATGCTCtggtgttgtgtgcatgcctgtttacgttttgacatcaaaagcagagaataaccccaTGATTTCAACTTTCATGAAAACGCGGGAACCTTTTGTCAGGTTTTTTaagaagctgatttttggtaattATCAGCGTATTGCTGTGCATGCAAACTCACACTGTTTTGAATATCTGAGAAAAAATCAAACAGTTTAAGAATTGTTGGAAAATTATTTGTTTAGTCTGTTGATATTTTTCTCTTGACTCTTCTTCTGTGTATTTCCTATACAGGTGCAACAATTCATGCCAACACAAAACATGGACAAAGATTTGAGGTCCTTTCTAATGGTACTTTTGTGATTAAGAATGTCCAGTTGCAAGACCGAGGCCAGTACCTATGCACAGCACAAAACAAATTTGGTTCAGACCGCATGGTGGTGACTCTCGTCGTGCAAACTCAGCCTCCAAAAATCATGAGTTCAAAGGCAAGAGATGTCTCTGCTTATTTAGGAAAACCATTCAGCTTGGACTGCATTGTCATGGCTAAACCCGAAGCTCAAATCTCATGGATACTTCCAGACAGGGTGTTTGTGCGAGATTTTGGTGGTACCCTTGACCGAAGTGTATCCTTTTTCCCAAACGGAACACTGAGTATTCACTCAGCAAACTTTTCCAATAAAGGTGATTATAAGTGTATTGCGAGCAACGCAGCAGGGGCTGACACACTAATGTACCATGTTCACGTTGCAGCTCTACCACCTACAATTGTGGAGGTTGCATCTGAGAGTATCTTCATGAATGTTGGAAGAAGCATACATGTGCATTGCACAGCTGAAGGAGAGCCATTTCCTCATATTAAGTGGGTTCTACCTGACGGTTCTCAAATGAAGCCCACGCAGTTCATTGGAAgacgtttatttatttttccaaatgGAACGCTTTATATAAAGAATGTCACTCCCAATGATTCAGGGAGGTATGAGTGTTTGGCTACCAACCCAGTGGGCTTTGCTAAAAGAACAGTGCAGATGGACATTAGGCAAGAGGCTCCGGGCCCCTGGAAAGGCTTATCTCAGCAACACAGTGTCATAGCAACATATGGATCAACAGTTTTCCTGCACTGCCCAGAGTCCATAGGCTCCCAGAGAGGCACAGTTTGGAGACTTCCATCTAAATTTCTGCTTGAACATCAGTACAGGTAGGCTAAAAGTATCCATTAAAACTatgatatatatagtatatactgtatgtatatacatacagtggggtgcaaaagtctgagaccacaattAAAATCTAGGTTTCaaaaactagttttttttttttattattattatcctttgaaaaaaatatttaaaatcatcATGCtactaatataatttgtaattattatatttatttatcttcaaattataaaaatgcaaaatagaagcattttctctagtggtttcagacttttggacaaGATATTTCTGagacatttcattttaataaatatacagtaaactaGTCTAATAACATTGATTTCAGTTTTGTTGGTTGGCTTCGATTATTTAGCCAGCATAAATGAATGgatttcttcttaaattaaatgctAAATAATGTATTTGCTCAGTGAAGTGGGGAGTTGCTTCCCTCACCAGAAACATCCCAGCAATAGGATAAATGAAGTCAGGCCGGCAGATTTATTACAATTTCCCCTTCATTAAGATAGCTTCACTTTTCTCTTTTGAGCAATTATTGGTTCTCATTGTTCTCCCAATGTAGTCTGAAATACACTCTCAAACTCACAGCAGGCCAACTTCATCACTTGTATAATTCAAACTATGTCTGGTGTAGATTAAACAAACATTCTGTCTCAGACTGGAAAGCCCAAACAACCCCTGCTGATACAGACAATACAGTTACTGAGCAGAATACAAATACAATTTGTCTACTTCAAACACTTAATCATCTGTACAACAGGCTATTTTAAGGAACAGTTGACCAAAAAATTacagttctgtcataatttactcacctttatctCTTAACTCATATACTGTTACTTTTAAAGAAGAGATCATTCTTGAAGAATATTCATACAGCTCATTTCCATATCACAACCGTTCATAGTgcccatgtctgtcaagctccaaaaaggagaaaatatcaaacaaaaaagaaacatcataaagcAGTAAAAGTAGTCGTACAACTTGTGCATTATACACAAGCCATTCAAAATCTTTGTGTAACAAACTGGCTAAAATGCAAGGCGTCAGGTTGACATTCGATCATTAGATCCACtagaacaggggtcggcaacaTTTGTGACatagagtgccattttttattttccttgtcAGTGGCTGTGCCGaagcaatttttttctctttttgttcCCAGTCCACAAAGACACATCACTGCTTTTCCCAATGGGACTCTGAGAATTCTCAGACTGACTGAGAAAGATGGAGGCAATTATCTGTGCATGTACCAAAGACCAAATGGTGAGGACATGGTGCTGTTCCAAGTAGAAGTTCTCATGAGGCCACCAAAGATAGAGAACACTGGGGCACAACATATGAGAGTTGCTAATGGAGACAACTTCCTAGTGGACTGTGTAGCTTCTGGCCTTCCAGACCCTGAGGTATCATGGAGCCTCCCAGATGGCACCATGATCAACAACGCCCTCCAGTCAGATGACGGTGGAACCCGAAATCGGCGCTACATCATCTTTGACAATGGAACTCTTTTGTTGCAACAAATGGGAAAGAATGATGAGGGCAATTACACATGCTATGCTAAGAACAACCTTGGggaggatgcaatgaaagtaagcATCCAAGTGGTGCCAAACTCACCCCAAGGAGACCAGATATCCATGCAGGCATCTTTTGGTCAATCAGTCCAGATGAAGTGTGATGCTACAGGCATGCCACTATCTACAATCATCTGGATCTCACCAAGGAATGAGATAATAACCAGATCTTCGATTAAATATCAAATACTGAATGATGGGACTTTGATCATTAAAAAATTGACTTTGGCTGACCAGGGGAAGTATGCATGTGTTGCACAAAACCCTTTCGGAGATCGCATTAAGAATGTGAAGCTTGTAGTTGAGGTTAAAGAGCCAAATATCAATGGAAAATGTGGACGGACAGAGAAGAAAATTTTAGCGGTGTATTACCAGACCCTACTGCTGGACTGCAAAGCAGAGGGTTTGCCTGAACCCCAGATAACCTGGACAACACCCTACGGCATGTCTTTGCCCGCACCGTATTTGGGAGGCAGGTTCCAAGTCCACAGGAATGGAAGTCTACAGTTGAGGGGTATCCGAAAGACAGATGAAGGTCGGTTTCTGTGCATAGCTAAAAATTACTTGGGGGAGGCAAGTCTGGCAATTGACCTGGAAGTTGCATCACTTGCAGAGAAGCCAAGCTTTCCCATGCCAAACATCGAGGTTCTCCCTCTCAAAGCAGATGGTGATGACATCACGTTGGAGTGTCAAGCTACTGGAAAACCAAAGCCAGAGTTTCTTTGGATTCTACCCAATGGAACAGCGCTGAATCCAGGTATGAAACTCCAGCGGTTTACTCACTACCTGGGAAATGGGACTTTACATATTATGCAGCCAGTTGTCATTGACAAAGGCGTATACCGATGCCTGGCCAAAAATTTAGCTGGACAAGCAGAGAAGCGCTATTCTTTAGAACCTGGACAAAAGCCACAAATTAGAAATTCAGCTGCTACCATGAAGATTTCATTTGGACAGACTCTTAATATGCCATGCATTGTGGATGGCTGGCCTCAAGCAACAATTACCTGGACTCTTCCAAATGGCCTGGTCTTGGACAAGCCTCAGGTTACAGGAAGAGTAATGTATTTATCTAATGGCACAATTCAGATACAAGAAACTAGCAAATTTGATAGAGGA includes these proteins:
- the LOC127417726 gene encoding matrix-remodeling-associated protein 5-like, with amino-acid sequence MALVGVPALLILAALWLLLLILPPSLCVCPRSCSCPNPKEVHCTFRHLPSAPHNLPQDTERLNLGYNSIGTVGSSDFANLRQLEMLMLHGNDIASMSPGSFYHLHSLQILKLSYNKLNRVDLSLFEGLTSLVRLHLDHNLIDFIEPFSFNGLTSLKLLQLEGNRLRDLHPYTFITVSVLGSFWSSGLRHLHLADNQLEYLLPGALQHLDKLEIISLYGNPWTCDCHLRWLLEWDKNHEGVIKCKKVRDSADSGNCAICSSPQPLNNSQIFQLSTNQLTCDRPSIQSPLKIGEGSIWDDQEPDVPYIKDLEHPLGHLTFVLSDSHGNRALVACDVTRPIEGTSMVWEPVRRSDEIAVNVTLQTLLECEIDRDALQNLWRLVAYYYESPAILERGNRLGNSSKVTFQYSQATNEESPYFTELKGHLMAEPDWLLQPRVTLQLNRRKTTTKKLVMNFSTFISKNILGRGNKEDMVSSWAMIQRGAPERIQSILEHSEVSLDCSVLSSGHQPVEWILPNLTTLDQTDSHKLRWENNRLVIKNASIADSGLYHCFVRTDINVDIVSYRLTVRVRLLSPSDLNGKKMSVENGDSLSLPCLVTSSQPIETRWYLPNHKIFKASGTKGRVYVSQNNTLFIKKVNYEDAGEYSCLAANLYGADMLSHLVVITGVKEEAQRGVTLSEGKSPLFEGEDTEGSGYEEIKQPTDKLTPQRVDGKHRSSIFRPNAKGKKIRKPNNSVKELDPSRWEQILAKANAKVSTASPVTTHLETTTTSKTVPEPTMIITTNTSSSNISPTTKTGVAASGTSTSSSVQHFNVKQLGIPLHREHVKQDTTQGELSKHKTSDSNISDLTLAHIDTTTEPEYKMQLAKQVDRHAIEEKIRANNNSIWNQRRRFPHRQRRPPSQRLRPKKPYFTPAPTVTVQFTQMPLRISIPKKSAVTSIDSFTSNQNNLATASMTFIEVSIAQTPVTESLAKRVTEDPEFPKTTFKKEEKLIEIITTPLQETELAPTTLAPRHNKYENENRETILRSNSQTNQDKTGQITAIKIPNVQTSNPPVTQRKPTTEKPILINVDRLRGYSWGKKPEIEAVPLHPWLIQKNTQNKQISITPRPFTQAPIWARNHGIPVWPTVHNSRHHPSRDKTWYFLQTGGRGPGITNRPEITAETAKPTAYVSGSAKAFFPRTIAPHVSSLSHVRDHLLFKRLRNRYRQSQLDAYQLAQLGKHVTVKPRTYQPTPQPHQATFSNIYKPVTHPSVLTYTNKPPITTSVPIGSRWHFGAKKLNTDIPFPNLMGSGVKPRIITTESATVSALAEANVLLICRSSGEPKPVVSWTKVSTGATIHANTKHGQRFEVLSNGTFVIKNVQLQDRGQYLCTAQNKFGSDRMVVTLVVQTQPPKIMSSKARDVSAYLGKPFSLDCIVMAKPEAQISWILPDRVFVRDFGGTLDRSVSFFPNGTLSIHSANFSNKGDYKCIASNAAGADTLMYHVHVAALPPTIVEVASESIFMNVGRSIHVHCTAEGEPFPHIKWVLPDGSQMKPTQFIGRRLFIFPNGTLYIKNVTPNDSGRYECLATNPVGFAKRTVQMDIRQEAPGPWKGLSQQHSVIATYGSTVFLHCPESIGSQRGTVWRLPSKFLLEHQYSPQRHITAFPNGTLRILRLTEKDGGNYLCMYQRPNGEDMVLFQVEVLMRPPKIENTGAQHMRVANGDNFLVDCVASGLPDPEVSWSLPDGTMINNALQSDDGGTRNRRYIIFDNGTLLLQQMGKNDEGNYTCYAKNNLGEDAMKVSIQVVPNSPQGDQISMQASFGQSVQMKCDATGMPLSTIIWISPRNEIITRSSIKYQILNDGTLIIKKLTLADQGKYACVAQNPFGDRIKNVKLVVEVKEPNINGKCGRTEKKILAVYYQTLLLDCKAEGLPEPQITWTTPYGMSLPAPYLGGRFQVHRNGSLQLRGIRKTDEGRFLCIAKNYLGEASLAIDLEVASLAEKPSFPMPNIEVLPLKADGDDITLECQATGKPKPEFLWILPNGTALNPGMKLQRFTHYLGNGTLHIMQPVVIDKGVYRCLAKNLAGQAEKRYSLEPGQKPQIRNSAATMKISFGQTLNMPCIVDGWPQATITWTLPNGLVLDKPQVTGRVMYLSNGTIQIQETSKFDRGTYTCKATNTFGSSTVSYHVSIMVFPPQITHAPPSMTRVNKGSSVILNCIAAGIPKPDISWTLPGRTTLVPNNRFTAQGGIHMTEEGNLVIQDPSLMNSGIYKCNARNALGTDFKATYLQVI